In the Rhizobium sp. CB3090 genome, one interval contains:
- a CDS encoding DUF502 domain-containing protein → MTEKPIKMSVATRIRNNFLAGLIICAPIAITLWLTWSVVHWADSWVRPYIPARYDPESYLNFAVPGTGLVIAMIFITIVGFLAKNLIGQSIVRFGESIVHRVPLVRTIYKSVKQIFETVLKEQGTSFKKVGLIEYPSPGLWSMVFISTDAKGEIASKFNAMGHDMVAVFLPPTPVPTAGFLVFVPREKITILDMSPEDGAKLLISGGLVSPEYREKLIGKELPPPAPVPVKTLS, encoded by the coding sequence ATGACTGAAAAACCCATCAAAATGTCTGTGGCAACGCGGATCAGAAACAATTTCCTGGCGGGCCTGATCATCTGCGCGCCGATCGCCATTACGCTCTGGCTCACTTGGTCTGTGGTCCACTGGGCCGATAGCTGGGTCAGGCCCTATATTCCGGCGCGCTACGATCCGGAAAGTTATCTGAACTTCGCCGTCCCCGGCACCGGCCTGGTGATCGCGATGATCTTCATCACGATCGTCGGCTTCCTCGCCAAGAACCTGATCGGTCAGAGCATCGTCCGCTTCGGCGAATCGATCGTGCATCGCGTGCCGCTGGTGCGAACGATCTACAAAAGCGTGAAGCAGATTTTTGAAACCGTGCTGAAAGAGCAGGGCACGTCTTTCAAGAAGGTCGGCCTGATCGAATATCCGAGCCCCGGCCTATGGTCGATGGTGTTCATCTCGACCGACGCCAAGGGTGAAATTGCCTCGAAGTTCAACGCGATGGGCCATGATATGGTGGCCGTTTTCCTGCCGCCGACCCCTGTGCCGACAGCCGGCTTCCTGGTTTTCGTGCCGCGTGAAAAGATCACGATCCTGGACATGAGCCCGGAAGATGGCGCCAAGCTGCTGATCTCCGGCGGCTTGGTCTCGCCGGAATATCGGGAAAAGCTGATCGGCAAGGAACTGCCGCCGCCGGCGCCTGTTCCCGTAAAAACCTTGTCTTAG
- the mfd gene encoding transcription-repair coupling factor, with product MIPGFDAKKLIAAIEPLTVGHVPSGLEPFLLAELAKTGQPVAYVMSDGQHMADVEQMLGFIAPDIPVLTLPAWDCLPYDRVSPSSDTSARRLAALSGLIAHHHKPHAAIVLVTVNAMLQKVAPQDVIESLAFSARPGNQVRMDDIASRLERNGFDRVATVREVGEYAVRGGILDVFVPGTEEPVRLDFFGDTLESIRSFDPASQRTTGQIRSLDLNPMSEVTLTPDTISRFRKNYLSAFGAATRDDALYVAVSEGRRYAGMEHWLPLFYEKLETVFDYLRGFRLVTDHTVREAAEERSKLVFDYYDARLNSGQAAKGQMAQGTPYKPVTPGQLYLDGSTFAKALDAFNAVRISPFNEHEGEARRVVSVDARQGPRWARSSTDNADSERVNVFDAVVKHIADRRAAGGKVLISAWTEGSLDRLLQVLAEHGLARVKTIEAFKDIGSLEKGEAAAAVLSLEAGFEAGDLVVIGEQDILGDRMVRRSKRRKRAADFISEVAGLDEGSIVVHAEHGIGRFVGLRTIEAAGAPHACLELQYADDAKLFLPVENIDLLSRYGGEGTEAQLDKLGGGAWQMRKAKLKKRLLDMAGALIRVAAERLTRHAPVLTSPEGLYDEFAARFPYDETEDQMNAIDAVRDDLGAGRPMDRLVCGDVGFGKTEVALRAAFVAAMNGVQVAVVVPTTLLARQHFKTFSERFRGLPIRVQQASRLVGAKDLALTKKEVADGKTDIVVGTHALLGAGIQFANLGLLVIDEEQHFGVKHKERLKELKSDVHVLTLSATPIPRTLQLAMTGVRELSLITTPPVDRMAVRTFISPFDSLVIRETLMREHYRGGQSFYVCPRLADLADIHAFLQSDVPELKVAVAHGQMPAGELEDIMNAFYEGRYDVLLSTTIVESGLDVPTANTLIVHRADMFGLAQLYQLRGRVGRSKVRAFALFTLPVNKVLTTTAERRLKVLQSLDTLGAGFQLASHDLDIRGAGNLLGEEQSGHIKEVGFELYQQMLEEAVAEVKGVDEIQDTGWSPQISVGTPVMIPDDYVPDLHLRMALYRRLGEITEIKEIDSFGAEMIDRFGPMPLEVQHLLKIVYIKSLCRIANVEKLDAGPKGVVVQFRNKEFPNPANLVGYIAKQGTMAKIRPDQSVFLTRDLPTPEKRLQGAAVVMTQLAELAK from the coding sequence ATGATCCCCGGTTTCGATGCGAAGAAGCTGATCGCGGCAATCGAGCCGCTCACGGTCGGCCATGTTCCCTCCGGCCTGGAGCCGTTCCTGTTGGCCGAGCTGGCGAAGACCGGTCAACCGGTTGCCTATGTCATGTCCGACGGCCAGCACATGGCCGATGTCGAACAGATGCTCGGTTTCATCGCGCCCGATATTCCGGTCTTGACGCTTCCCGCCTGGGACTGCCTTCCCTATGACCGGGTCTCGCCGAGTTCGGACACCTCGGCCCGCCGTCTCGCAGCGCTTTCCGGCCTGATCGCCCATCATCACAAGCCGCATGCCGCAATCGTCCTGGTCACGGTCAATGCCATGCTGCAGAAGGTGGCGCCGCAGGACGTGATCGAAAGCCTGGCCTTCTCGGCCCGGCCGGGCAATCAGGTGCGCATGGACGACATCGCCAGCCGGCTTGAGCGCAACGGCTTCGATCGCGTCGCGACCGTGCGCGAAGTCGGCGAATATGCCGTCCGCGGCGGTATCCTCGATGTCTTCGTGCCGGGCACCGAAGAGCCGGTGCGCCTTGATTTCTTCGGCGATACGCTGGAAAGCATCCGCAGCTTCGATCCTGCCAGCCAGCGCACCACCGGCCAGATCCGCTCCCTCGACCTCAATCCAATGAGCGAAGTCACCCTGACGCCGGATACGATCAGCCGTTTCCGCAAGAACTATCTTTCCGCTTTCGGCGCGGCGACGCGTGACGACGCGCTCTATGTCGCCGTCTCGGAAGGCCGTCGCTACGCCGGCATGGAACACTGGCTGCCGCTGTTCTACGAGAAGCTGGAGACGGTTTTCGACTATCTCCGCGGCTTCCGGCTTGTCACCGACCATACGGTGCGCGAAGCTGCCGAGGAACGCTCCAAGCTCGTCTTCGACTATTACGACGCTCGTCTGAATTCCGGGCAGGCGGCCAAGGGCCAGATGGCGCAGGGCACGCCATACAAGCCGGTAACGCCCGGCCAGCTCTATCTTGACGGTAGCACCTTCGCCAAGGCACTCGATGCCTTCAATGCCGTACGTATCTCGCCCTTCAATGAACACGAGGGCGAGGCCCGCCGCGTCGTCAGCGTCGATGCCCGCCAAGGGCCGCGCTGGGCGCGATCCTCCACGGATAACGCCGACAGCGAGCGGGTCAATGTCTTCGACGCCGTGGTCAAGCACATCGCCGATCGCCGCGCCGCCGGCGGTAAGGTCTTGATATCGGCCTGGACGGAAGGTTCGCTCGATCGCCTGTTGCAGGTGCTGGCCGAACACGGGCTTGCCCGCGTCAAGACGATCGAGGCCTTCAAGGATATTGGATCGCTGGAGAAGGGCGAGGCGGCTGCGGCCGTGCTGAGCCTGGAAGCAGGCTTCGAGGCCGGCGATCTCGTCGTCATCGGCGAGCAGGATATCCTCGGCGACCGCATGGTGCGTCGCTCCAAGCGCCGCAAACGCGCCGCCGATTTCATCTCCGAGGTGGCCGGTCTCGACGAGGGTTCGATCGTCGTTCATGCCGAACATGGTATCGGACGTTTCGTCGGTCTGCGCACCATTGAGGCGGCCGGCGCGCCGCACGCCTGTCTCGAGCTGCAATATGCCGACGACGCCAAGCTTTTCCTGCCGGTCGAAAACATCGATCTCCTTTCACGCTATGGCGGCGAGGGCACCGAGGCGCAGCTCGACAAGCTCGGCGGCGGCGCCTGGCAGATGCGCAAGGCAAAGCTCAAGAAGCGCCTGCTGGATATGGCCGGTGCGCTGATCCGTGTCGCGGCCGAACGCCTGACGCGGCATGCGCCGGTGCTGACCTCGCCGGAAGGGCTTTACGACGAGTTCGCCGCCCGCTTCCCCTATGACGAGACCGAAGATCAGATGAACGCCATCGACGCGGTGCGCGATGATCTCGGCGCCGGCCGGCCGATGGATCGCCTCGTCTGCGGCGACGTCGGTTTCGGCAAGACGGAAGTGGCGCTGCGCGCCGCCTTCGTGGCGGCCATGAACGGCGTACAGGTTGCAGTCGTCGTGCCGACGACCTTGCTTGCTCGTCAGCATTTCAAGACCTTCTCAGAGCGTTTCCGCGGCTTGCCGATCCGTGTGCAGCAGGCCTCGCGCCTCGTGGGGGCCAAGGATCTGGCCCTGACCAAGAAGGAAGTGGCCGATGGTAAGACCGATATCGTCGTCGGCACGCATGCGCTGCTTGGCGCCGGCATCCAATTCGCCAATCTCGGCCTGCTGGTCATCGATGAGGAGCAGCACTTCGGCGTGAAGCACAAGGAGCGGCTGAAGGAGCTGAAGAGCGACGTGCATGTGCTGACGCTATCGGCAACGCCGATCCCGCGTACGCTGCAGCTCGCCATGACTGGGGTGCGCGAACTCTCGCTAATCACCACGCCGCCCGTCGACCGCATGGCGGTGCGCACCTTCATTTCGCCTTTCGATTCGCTCGTCATCCGCGAAACGCTGATGCGCGAGCATTATCGCGGCGGCCAGAGCTTCTATGTTTGCCCGCGTCTCGCCGATCTCGCCGATATCCATGCCTTCCTCCAGTCCGATGTGCCGGAACTGAAAGTGGCTGTTGCGCATGGCCAGATGCCGGCCGGTGAGCTCGAAGACATCATGAACGCCTTCTATGAAGGCCGATACGACGTGCTGCTATCGACCACCATCGTCGAATCGGGTCTCGACGTGCCAACGGCCAATACGCTGATCGTCCACCGCGCCGACATGTTTGGGCTGGCTCAGCTCTATCAGCTCCGCGGCCGCGTCGGTCGATCGAAAGTGCGCGCCTTCGCGCTGTTCACCCTGCCGGTCAACAAGGTGCTGACGACGACGGCGGAGCGCCGCCTGAAGGTGCTGCAGTCACTCGATACGCTCGGCGCCGGCTTCCAGCTCGCCAGCCACGACCTCGATATCCGCGGTGCCGGCAATCTGCTCGGCGAGGAACAGTCCGGTCACATCAAGGAAGTGGGCTTCGAGCTTTACCAGCAGATGCTCGAAGAGGCTGTCGCCGAGGTCAAGGGCGTCGACGAAATCCAGGATACCGGCTGGTCACCGCAGATTTCCGTCGGCACGCCGGTCATGATTCCTGACGATTATGTGCCGGACCTGCATCTGCGCATGGCGCTCTATCGCCGTCTCGGCGAAATCACCGAGATCAAGGAGATCGACAGTTTCGGTGCCGAAATGATCGATCGATTCGGCCCGATGCCGCTGGAAGTGCAGCACCTACTCAAGATCGTCTACATCAAGTCGCTTTGCCGCATCGCCAATGTCGAAAAGCTGGACGCCGGCCCGAAGGGCGTCGTCGTGCAATTCCGCAACAAGGAATTCCCTAACCCGGCCAACCTCGTCGGCTATATCGCCAAGCAAGGCACAATGGCAAAGATCCGCCCCGACCAGAGCGTCTTCCTGACCCGCGACCTCCCGACGCCGGAAAAGCGGCTCCAGGGCGCGGCTGTGGTAATGACGCAGTTGGCGGAGTTGGCGAAGTAG
- a CDS encoding DsbA family oxidoreductase has translation MERITIDIVSDVVCPWCYLGKARLELAIAEVQDEVGVDINWRPYRLNPDYPPEGVDQKTALEQKLGGAERVAQAHKTLSDLGREVGINFDFDAIKIGPNTLDAHRLIQWAGTEDREKQEKVVTALFKANFEEGRNVGDHAVLLDIAETAGLDRSVIATLLSSNADRDLIIGEIDAAQKIGVNGVPFFIFDQQYAVSGAQTPDVLVGALRDIAKLKAEARAGMN, from the coding sequence ATGGAACGCATCACGATCGATATCGTCTCGGACGTCGTTTGTCCGTGGTGCTATCTCGGCAAGGCTCGGCTGGAGCTGGCAATCGCCGAGGTGCAGGACGAAGTGGGCGTCGACATCAATTGGCGGCCCTACCGCCTCAATCCCGATTATCCGCCTGAAGGCGTCGACCAGAAGACGGCGCTTGAGCAGAAGCTTGGCGGCGCGGAACGCGTGGCGCAGGCGCACAAGACGCTGAGCGATCTCGGCCGCGAAGTGGGCATCAACTTCGATTTCGACGCCATCAAGATCGGCCCGAACACGCTTGACGCCCACCGCCTCATCCAATGGGCGGGCACCGAGGACCGGGAGAAGCAGGAAAAGGTGGTTACCGCCCTGTTCAAGGCCAATTTCGAGGAAGGCCGCAATGTCGGCGATCATGCGGTGCTGCTGGATATCGCCGAAACGGCTGGCCTCGACCGCTCCGTCATCGCCACCCTGCTCTCCTCCAATGCCGATCGCGACCTCATCATCGGCGAAATCGACGCCGCCCAAAAGATCGGCGTCAACGGCGTCCCCTTCTTCATCTTCGACCAGCAATATGCCGTCAGCGGTGCGCAGACGCCGGATGTGCTGGTCGGGGCGCTGCGCGATATCGCCAAGCTGAAGGCGGAAGCGCGGGCTGGGATGAATTGA
- a CDS encoding phosphotransferase — protein sequence MGWEALGQWGEDAVRIEPLTGGVANDVWSVRACGRIAVGRLGSRTDADLAWETELLQHLDREGMTVPVPIPTTDGRLFVDGLVVMKYTKGRPPETTSDWRRVADTLRELHRLTQGWPQRPGWKSSTDLLHAETGTRIDLTAMPPEGVIRCRAAWSRLIGRQTCVVHGNPNNPGNIRITVDRVALIDWDEAHVDVPDLDLALPENAADLADDAFDIASQASAAWEAAVCWKDEYSVKRLAEVRSV from the coding sequence ATGGGATGGGAAGCACTCGGGCAATGGGGTGAAGACGCGGTTCGCATCGAACCACTGACCGGTGGAGTTGCCAATGACGTGTGGAGCGTTCGCGCCTGCGGGCGGATCGCAGTCGGTCGTCTCGGCTCCAGGACCGACGCTGATCTCGCGTGGGAAACTGAGCTACTCCAACACCTCGACCGTGAAGGTATGACTGTTCCAGTGCCGATCCCGACGACAGACGGCCGCCTGTTCGTGGACGGTCTGGTGGTGATGAAATACACGAAGGGCAGACCGCCCGAGACGACGTCCGACTGGCGTCGCGTTGCCGACACGCTCCGCGAGTTGCATCGGTTGACGCAAGGATGGCCGCAGCGCCCCGGTTGGAAATCATCGACCGACCTCCTGCATGCCGAAACCGGTACGAGGATCGACCTTACCGCGATGCCGCCCGAGGGTGTTATTCGATGTCGAGCAGCGTGGTCGCGGCTAATCGGGCGTCAGACATGCGTTGTCCACGGAAACCCCAATAACCCAGGAAATATTCGCATAACCGTAGATCGGGTCGCGTTGATCGACTGGGACGAGGCACACGTCGATGTTCCCGACCTTGACCTCGCGCTGCCCGAAAATGCCGCCGATCTCGCTGACGACGCGTTTGATATCGCCTCGCAAGCGTCAGCCGCCTGGGAAGCCGCCGTTTGCTGGAAGGACGAATACTCCGTCAAACGGCTTGCCGAAGTTCGGTCGGTCTGA
- a CDS encoding esterase-like activity of phytase family protein, whose translation MTLPLISAALATFVFAAPVAALADNSVTVGGVTLVNKGRVAVGRIPANLRDKFGETFGSGSGMSIDTKSWVRNADGSYKGSLWLLPDRGYNAVGTTDYRPRLNSIDVQLTPVAPGATPPAGKEQSGVDAKLASTMLLTDNKGADTTGLDPANGTRQPADGMPLLPQAPNGKISLDTEAVARLPDGTMFISDEYGPYIYRFAADGRMMSATPPPAALLPMRNGAVNFASNNPGPGESAPDPKDPTSGRQNNQGLEGMSLTPDGKFLIAVLQSATRQDGGDSSPTRQNTRALVYDAADPAHLKLVHEYVVPLPVFTDAKGKTAVAAQSEIVALSPQTFLMLARDSNNGYGVKGDKSLYRSINVVDVAAATDIAGSQFDADKPVAPKGALDPSVKPAAVSQFIDINDSADLARFSLHNGAPNDRNNLSEKWEAMSLASVQDPKLPDDYFLFVANDNDFLTQDGFQVGAAYKGDGGADVDTMFQVFQVTIPGLSAK comes from the coding sequence ATGACATTGCCGCTGATTTCCGCAGCGCTCGCCACTTTCGTTTTCGCTGCCCCGGTCGCAGCCCTCGCCGACAACTCCGTCACCGTCGGCGGCGTCACGCTGGTCAACAAGGGCCGCGTCGCCGTCGGCCGCATCCCGGCCAATCTGCGCGACAAGTTCGGCGAGACTTTCGGCTCCGGTTCGGGCATGTCCATCGACACCAAGAGCTGGGTGCGCAATGCCGATGGTTCCTACAAAGGGTCACTGTGGCTGCTGCCGGATCGCGGCTACAATGCCGTCGGCACCACCGACTACCGTCCACGTCTCAACTCCATCGACGTCCAGTTGACGCCGGTTGCTCCGGGCGCAACGCCGCCGGCCGGTAAGGAACAGTCTGGCGTAGATGCAAAGCTCGCAAGCACCATGCTGCTGACGGACAACAAAGGCGCCGACACCACCGGTCTCGATCCGGCCAACGGCACCCGTCAACCGGCTGACGGCATGCCGCTGCTGCCCCAAGCGCCGAACGGCAAGATTTCGCTCGACACCGAAGCCGTCGCTCGACTGCCCGATGGCACGATGTTCATCAGCGACGAATATGGCCCCTATATCTATCGGTTCGCCGCCGATGGCCGCATGATGTCCGCAACACCGCCTCCGGCTGCGCTGCTGCCGATGCGCAATGGCGCCGTCAACTTCGCCTCCAACAATCCCGGTCCTGGCGAATCCGCTCCGGACCCGAAGGATCCGACCAGCGGCCGCCAGAACAATCAGGGCCTGGAAGGCATGTCCCTGACGCCGGACGGCAAATTCCTCATCGCCGTGCTGCAGTCCGCAACCCGCCAGGATGGCGGCGATTCCAGCCCGACCCGGCAGAATACCCGCGCGCTGGTCTATGATGCCGCCGATCCTGCGCATCTGAAGCTGGTGCATGAATATGTCGTGCCGCTGCCGGTCTTCACCGATGCCAAAGGCAAGACGGCAGTTGCCGCCCAGAGCGAAATCGTTGCCCTCTCGCCGCAGACATTCCTCATGTTGGCCCGCGACAGCAACAACGGCTACGGCGTGAAGGGCGATAAGTCGCTTTACCGCAGCATTAATGTCGTCGACGTCGCCGCTGCAACCGACATTGCCGGCAGCCAATTCGATGCCGACAAGCCGGTCGCTCCCAAGGGCGCTCTCGATCCGTCCGTGAAGCCCGCTGCAGTCAGCCAGTTCATCGATATCAACGACAGCGCCGACCTTGCTCGCTTCAGTCTCCACAATGGCGCACCGAACGATCGCAACAATCTCTCCGAAAAGTGGGAAGCCATGTCGCTCGCAAGCGTCCAGGATCCCAAGCTGCCGGACGATTACTTCCTGTTCGTCGCCAATGACAACGACTTCCTGACCCAGGACGGTTTCCAGGTTGGCGCTGCCTATAAGGGTGATGGCGGAGCTGATGTCGATACCATGTTCCAGGTGTTCCAGGTCACGATCCCCGGCCTTTCCGCCAAGTAA
- the recG gene encoding ATP-dependent DNA helicase RecG, whose protein sequence is MRPAILDPLFASVSSLPGVGPKIAELLVKLLDRESIDDCRVIDLLFHAPHSIIDRREQPGIARAPQGAIVTITGRVDRHQPPPNARGNVPYRVFLHDETGELGLVFFRGKAQWLEKQLPIDEVVTVSGKVDWFNGRPSMVHPDYIMRESEAENLPLVEPVYPLTAGLSPKFLRKTIEAAITRMPELPEWDDAALTQKQGFPSISDSFHMLHAPRDAADIDPQAPARRRLAYDEFLAGQLSLSLVRQRLRKVAGQPVHPTGTISGNILESLPFSMTNSQKEAVADILKDMAGTERMLRLLQGDVGAGKTLVALMAIAAVIESGGQAVLMAPTEILARQHHATISKFAASANLSVEVLTGRTKGRERDAILERIASGEAQIVIGTHALFQDSVTYANLMLAVVDEQHRFGVHQRLRLTAKGISPHMLVMTATPIPRTLVLAAFGDMDVSKLTEKPAGRKPIQTITIPTERTGDIVARLKSALSEGKKAYWICPLVEETEESDLMSVEERHASLTKALGHGIGLIHGRMSGPEKDAVMMAFKNGDIRLLVATTVVEVGVDVPDATIMVIEHAERFGLAQLHQLRGRVGRGDEASTCILLYKGPLGETGHARLSIMRDTEDGFRIAEEDLKLRGEGELLGTRQSGTPGFRIASLEAHADLLEIARKDAAYLIERDPELAGERGMAVRTLLYLFRRDEAIRFLRAG, encoded by the coding sequence ATGCGACCCGCCATCCTCGATCCGCTGTTTGCCTCCGTCTCTTCGCTGCCCGGCGTCGGGCCGAAGATTGCCGAACTGCTGGTGAAGCTGCTCGATAGAGAAAGCATCGACGATTGCCGCGTCATCGACCTGCTCTTCCATGCGCCGCATTCCATCATCGACCGCCGCGAGCAGCCGGGTATTGCGCGGGCGCCGCAGGGTGCGATCGTCACCATCACCGGCCGCGTCGACCGCCATCAGCCGCCGCCGAACGCGCGCGGCAATGTGCCCTACCGCGTCTTCCTGCACGACGAAACCGGCGAGCTCGGGCTGGTGTTCTTCCGCGGCAAGGCGCAATGGCTGGAAAAGCAATTGCCGATCGATGAAGTGGTGACCGTCAGCGGCAAGGTCGACTGGTTCAACGGCCGTCCGTCGATGGTGCATCCGGACTATATCATGCGCGAAAGCGAGGCGGAGAACCTGCCGCTGGTCGAGCCGGTCTATCCCCTGACTGCTGGGCTCTCGCCGAAATTCCTGCGCAAGACCATCGAGGCGGCGATAACGCGCATGCCGGAACTGCCGGAATGGGATGATGCGGCGCTCACTCAGAAGCAGGGCTTTCCCTCGATTTCGGACAGCTTCCACATGCTGCATGCTCCGCGCGACGCTGCCGACATCGATCCGCAAGCGCCTGCCCGCCGCAGGCTTGCCTATGACGAATTCCTGGCCGGGCAATTGTCGCTGTCGCTCGTGCGCCAGCGTCTGCGCAAGGTTGCCGGTCAGCCCGTGCATCCTACGGGAACAATCAGCGGGAACATATTGGAATCCCTGCCCTTCTCCATGACAAACAGTCAGAAGGAAGCCGTGGCCGATATTCTGAAAGACATGGCCGGCACGGAGCGTATGCTCCGGCTGCTGCAGGGCGATGTCGGTGCCGGCAAGACGCTAGTGGCGCTAATGGCAATTGCCGCTGTGATCGAAAGCGGCGGTCAAGCGGTGCTGATGGCGCCGACCGAAATCCTGGCGCGGCAGCATCACGCCACGATCTCGAAATTCGCTGCCAGTGCCAATCTGTCCGTCGAAGTGCTGACCGGGCGCACCAAAGGCCGCGAGCGCGACGCCATCCTGGAACGCATTGCTTCCGGCGAAGCGCAGATCGTCATCGGCACCCATGCGCTGTTTCAGGACAGCGTGACCTACGCCAATCTCATGCTGGCCGTCGTCGACGAGCAGCACCGCTTCGGCGTGCATCAGCGCTTGCGGCTGACGGCGAAGGGGATCTCGCCGCATATGCTGGTCATGACCGCCACGCCGATCCCGCGAACGCTGGTGCTTGCCGCCTTCGGCGACATGGATGTCTCGAAGCTCACCGAAAAGCCCGCGGGCCGCAAGCCGATCCAGACGATCACCATTCCGACCGAGCGGACCGGTGATATCGTTGCGCGGTTGAAGAGCGCCTTGTCCGAAGGCAAAAAAGCATATTGGATATGCCCACTTGTCGAGGAAACCGAAGAATCCGATTTAATGTCGGTCGAGGAGCGGCACGCAAGTTTGACGAAGGCGCTCGGGCATGGGATCGGGCTCATTCACGGCCGCATGAGCGGACCGGAAAAAGATGCCGTGATGATGGCTTTCAAGAATGGAGATATCCGCCTGCTGGTCGCAACCACGGTGGTCGAAGTCGGCGTCGATGTGCCGGACGCGACGATCATGGTGATCGAGCATGCCGAGCGTTTCGGTCTGGCGCAATTGCATCAGTTGCGTGGGCGCGTCGGACGTGGCGACGAGGCGTCCACCTGCATCCTGCTTTATAAAGGGCCGCTCGGTGAAACCGGTCATGCGCGGCTTTCGATCATGCGCGACACCGAGGATGGTTTCCGCATTGCCGAGGAGGATCTGAAGCTGCGTGGCGAGGGCGAGTTGCTTGGCACGCGCCAGTCCGGAACGCCGGGCTTCCGCATCGCCAGCCTCGAAGCCCATGCCGATCTCCTGGAAATCGCCCGCAAGGACGCCGCCTATCTGATCGAACGCGATCCGGAGCTCGCGGGTGAGCGTGGCATGGCAGTGCGTACCCTGCTCTATCTCTTCCGGCGCGACGAGGCGATCCGGTTCCTGAGGGCGGGATAG
- a CDS encoding succinate dehydrogenase assembly factor 2: MTGLTLSSADLDPRRRRILFRCWHRGIREMDLVFGQFADNELPALAEAELDELERIMAEEDNDLLRWILGSQPTPQHMQTPLFERLASYRPDFEEIAERFGLTK, translated from the coding sequence ATGACTGGGCTGACTCTCAGCAGTGCCGATCTCGATCCCCGCCGCCGGCGCATTCTGTTTCGCTGTTGGCACCGCGGCATCCGCGAGATGGATCTTGTTTTCGGCCAGTTCGCCGATAACGAATTGCCTGCGCTTGCCGAGGCCGAACTCGATGAACTCGAGCGTATCATGGCCGAAGAAGACAACGATCTTCTGAGGTGGATCCTCGGTAGCCAGCCGACGCCGCAGCATATGCAGACTCCGCTCTTTGAGCGCCTGGCGTCCTATAGGCCCGATTTCGAAGAGATCGCCGAAAGGTTCGGACTGACCAAATGA